The following DNA comes from Ammospiza caudacuta isolate bAmmCau1 chromosome 7, bAmmCau1.pri, whole genome shotgun sequence.
AACATGTAAGCTAAAGCTGCGTAGACAGCTAACAATAGTATAAAATAACCTATCAAGCAGTAATAAATCGAACAAGATCCACACCTGATATTGAGTTGCTTCTTGATTCCACACCACTTCTAGATCCCTTATCTCTACACCACGGCCGGGGTTTTGCTGACTTTTGTCTGCAGGGAGATAAAGGATCACAGTGAGTGGAACAATTTTGGCTGAAATGCTGGTCAGGACTTTCAGGGAGTGTCCTGCAGGAGAGAGGAATCAGCACTTGGATGCATGTTGGAGTCCTGGCTGCTGAGAATTtgagactttctgtgctgacaggcactgacccccaagagaacactgcattgacctgaggctgtggagaaggcttccaaaatggaatgacagaactgggattgtggctGTGGAGTTTGAGTAGAAGTGTTCAATTATCACAGGTGGAAAACTTAAGAGTTTAAGGTTTCAGAATACAGTAATATATgtaaagcaagatggaggttttagggcagaggctggtccttcttcttcaccttcttctccttcttcttcaccttcttctccctggatttgggtggttttgtgtaattggataaaaaagtccccattgcaggccatgggtggttggttattgggttaaaagtaaaaataatccatgtgtcatttcttaattggacagtttgtccttaaaaggccttgtagagagagagagagatggggttCCATTTTTAGTGTGTTAGAGTGAAGCGCTGTAGagctcagggtttgtgagactgtAACAGAGATAAGAActaataaacacctgagtcccaACAGGAAATACCATCTACATGCATTTAATCCCTACCCTGgcaaaaaagaagcaaaaaactCAACAGAGGCAGAAGCTCCCAGTGCCAGTCATGGCCACCAGCAGCCCACAGCAAAGACCCTGATGGCAGCAGTGAcctgtgcaggtgctgctctgctccttgcagggatcctgtgcacagccctggcacttgTCCTGTGCCACTGCAACCCCACAGCTCTGGAACGTTGTTGGATTTTCTGTGACCCCTGTCCttggaaggaaatgatgaatctgactccatgttcttagagggctgattatattatattatattatattatattatattatattatattatattatattatattatgtttattatatattatgcaGAAAGGATACTTATAGAAGGCTAGaagatactaaagaaaaaactcatgactctctcCTCCAGAatctgacacagcttggcccctgattggccaataagtccaaacaattcacatgaaaccaatgaaacaaccacctgttggataaacaatgtccaaaccacattccaaagcagcaaaacacaggagaagcaaatgagataatattgtttttcctttttctctgaggcttctcagattctcaggagaagaatcctgggcaaagggatttttcaggaaatgtgATGGTGACAGAATGTGTTTAATCTCTGCCTTGGAGTGCTCTGGAGATATGGATGCTTCAGCTGGCAGATGGATCTCAGCCTGTCCCGTCACTAACATCCCCCTGTGCAGAATAAAATGCATGTGGTGACAAAATAAACCCTTCAAGGAGACAGGACCTCATGATGGTTCAGACTGGAATTGGAAATTATCATCCTATTCTTTCCATCTGAGCCTTACCTGAGtcacctccccagcacagcatcagGGTCTGCACAGGATGTGAGAGGGGATTTCAAACAAAAtgataatttatttctgttgcttAAGGAAACAGAACAGTCAGCCAAGGCACCCTGGTTCAAACCAAGTGCAGCAATGGGATTTAACTGCTGAATGTGCTGGAATCCTCCTGGTTCAGGATTTCCTCCTGaaatcctcctgctccttcGCTGCTGGTATCAAGCAGGCAACCTGAGAAAATGGCATTCTCCTTTGTGCATTCTTGGTCTTCTGTGGTTTGGATTTTGcagccatgatattttatgaaaaatccttttgctaggactatttctcctgagaagcctcagaggaaaagaaacacaataattatctgctgctgtggaatgcaacaggtgcatctttgattggtctcatgtggttgtttttaattaatggccgATCACAGTCtggctgtctcagactctctggtcagtcacaagattttattatcattccattcctttcctttctagctttctgatgaaatcctttcttcttttagtatagttttagtatataattttcttttaatataatatgtatcataaaataataaatcagccttctgaaacatggagtcagattctcatctcttccctcgtcctgggacccctgcgaacaccacCACAGGATTTCTCCTTCAGGACTGTAATGAAAGTTAAATCTCAGATACCTGTTCTTCATGCAGGAATCCCATCAGGAGGCACAGGTGCTCccctctgctgccttttcctctgACATATTTTGCCTCTGTGTTGACATAAACCTCACAGGAGTGAGGAGAGAGAAGCACCAGGGGAAATGgatgtgcccagcccagagctgaggaGAACATGCAGCCCAGTCCTGGGAGCCATTCAGGTGGCCCaaaagcccagcagctgcccaaggtgaattatataaataaattctatacatattattattatataaataaattatataaatataaataaattccCCAGGGAATTAGGTGACCAGCTTTCAGCTCCCTGGAATGACCTGACCAAGGGGAACCAGAGGAATCCCCAACAACAAAGGAAATCTGGACAGGGAGAGTTTTTCAGCTGTTGTTGAAGGAAGCTGGTTGTGGAATGTGGggagaagagagagggagagttaaaataaaatatatgtggTGGTTTGTAAGGGGGTAGAGAAGGTGATTCTCTCACAGCCCATGGGGAATGgggaggcagctgagggagaGGAAAGCATGTTGTGATTTGGAGTTCCACCTGCAGCTTTGAGTCTCTTTGCTGCCCAGAGGAATGAGCAGCTCATTTCCAATCAAACCTGGGAGTTCCCAGAGCAGAAAGCCTTTGTGCTgttccccagctgctgggacaggccATGTGCAGGAAGAGAGCACCAGGCTCTTCTCATCACCCCCAGAGATCAATCAGCAGCAAGCTGTCAAGTTTTCTTCTTCCTcgtttccttttttttttcccagtcatTATAATCAACCAGAAATTCACATGCAACGTGTCTCACCTAGCAGCAGAATTACTCTGTCTTTACTcatctcctcctctctgctgtgctgaacCTCAGCCACTTAGTCATGCCTAAAATTCCACTTCTGTAACCATGATGTAATAAATGTGTCAGAGCACTGGGAGAATGAAAGCAATATCTGAATGTGCCCCTCTTTCCGTTCCCCTGTCTCTAACCACCAGACAAACTCCTTCCCAACCTGGTAAAAATGTGCCAAAgtctgtgcagctcctggcgCTGGAAGTGACCCCACACAGGACATTGTGACAGAAACTcagagagcccagggctggcttcagggggaaaaaaaggaggtaaaaagagattaaaaaataaatctgtgatGTAACCCCTTGGTTACAACCCATCCCAAGCCTACACAAGGTTTGCAAGGCAACGGGACCTGGTCTCAGATAAATGGGATACAGCATCTAATGCACATCAGACCCAAGAGAGGCCAAATCCCTGCcaagcagctccctgtgctgagcaaaCAATAAATATTTGCCATAAATATTTGCCATAAATATTTGCAGAGTCCCAGTTTGGGCAGCCaaattttcctctctgctccccctcctccttTACACTATTCCCctgtttctatttctttatCCAGCTCCCTCAAGAAATTCAGGTTTATTATTTATGTTCAGCCTCTGCTAAAGAAGCTGTGATCAGAGCACTGAGCATCCAGTTCAAATGAGCTCCCCTTCCCCTAAAGGGCAAAATTTATTGCTAGAGGAGTTGATGAGAACCCTTTCccaataattttgtttgttttttttttttttttttattcagcatcagaacaaattttaaaataagttttctaATTAATAAAATTCTCAAGGGGGAACAAATTTAAACTTTTCAGAGCTAGGAAAAACTGTCAAGAGGAGTGAAAATTTCTTTCTGACTTGGCCACTTTTGAAAAGGATATCCTCACTTTATGACATTAGCATggaatgcaaaagaaaagcaacagtTTGGGATTTCAAACCACAGTTTTTAAATTGTTCCACCCAAACAGCTGCCCACGGGAGCTCTCAGTATGccaggcagagggagcagaCCAGAGAACTCTGATCAGGAGATGTTCTGGGCTCCTCACCTCCTGTCAGCCTATTTCTCTCCAGAGGGGGATGGAGCCTATTTACAGCCTATTTCTCTGCAGAGAGGGGTCTCTGGAGCCTGTAAATCTGTGTAAACATCTGGTGCTGGAACCCCTGAGGCACCTCCACACCCgagccaggctgctccatcaGGGGAGGGGATGTCAGCTCAGAGCACTGCAAGCAGGGCAAAGAGAACCCAAACATCCCAAACATCCCAATGCTCACCCTGCTGGTGCACCTGGGATTGCCTTTCTCATGCACACACCCTTCCCTTGCTGGGGAGAGAACAGAATGCTTGGAAAGTTCCAATTAAATTtcaataatttatttctattttaaaaattttaagtaaAGCCCAAGAGCTATTaaaatcacagagtggtttggacTAAAGTTGGCTCCAACACCCCCAGTTTATGGCAGGGACTCCTCCTGCTTGTTCAAAGTCCCATCACACcagggcacttccagggatggggcacccacagcttctctgggcactgccagggcctcaccaccctcagagggaggaatttcttcccaatgcCCCATCTAAACCTGCtccctttcagtttaaagcccttccccttttcctgtcactccatgctcTTGTCAGGagtcccttcccagctctctggcactggaaggggctctgaggccTCTCTGGAAaattctccaggctgaataacCCCAACTCCCTCAGCTTGAGAGAGCCCAATGTCAGCATTAAACACTCATTGAGTATTGAATGGTAACAATCAGCAAAAATGTCTTTCAATGAGCAGCTAATTTGCTAGATTGGGGGTTGACTTTATCAAAGTCGGTGTGGCACAAGCAGCCTGTGAATTGAGAAGGTCCAATCCTGCCCTGAGCTCactcccaggctgcaggcagagcccaggagctcAGCATGGCTTtgctctggccatgcagggatGTTTGAGGGAGGGatcacagagcagagccagtCCCACATCCCACTGGGTGCTGTGCCCCTGGCCAGGAGCAAACCTgggagccccagcctggccctgcagcagctctgccctcctcagGAGGCCCAGAACTGTTCGTAACAGCACTGACcacccccctgtgcccctggaTCTGATagtggcagctctggggtgcccttGGCACTCCAGGTAAGGACAGATCTCGTCCCCTCCCAAGGGCTCCCCTcgttgtcacagacatcttttatgaaaaatcctttccttaggatttttcctcctgagaagctgacaggcctcaggaacaaaatgtaaacattgattatctgctgctgtggaatgcaacaggtgcatctgtgattggtctcatgtggttgtttctaattaatggccaatcacagtcagctggctcagactctctgtctgacacacaagcttttgttattaattctttgctattctattcttagctagccttctgatgaaaccatttcttctattcttttagtatagttttaatttaatatatatcataaaataataaatcagccttgtgaaacatggagtcagatcctcatctcttccctcatccaagagcccctgtgaacaccatcacgCCCTCATCCTGCCCcggagctggctgcagccacagcctgcatGGGCACTGTGGGGTGACCCAGAGAGCCCTTTGGgatcctcccagcccttccagccccgtgccagcaggcagaggagcctCAGGGCAGGTTCCCTGTCGTCCCCAGAtgccctgcctctctccaggctgctcccagtAACAAGGGAAGCCCCTGGTGTGCTCAGCTGGtttggctgcagctgcacaaagAGCTTCCTGTGGGAGCTCAGCACATCCCTTTGAatgtccagagttgctgagaACCTTGTCGGGGGGCTTAGGGACCCTGGCAtgctgcccagagcacctggggatgTGATTTTGACCCTTGGAGCAAgttgccagctttgtatgaggacctgaaagtcacacaggtttgaatagtgtaataacaaaatgatcacagggtgaaaatgtagattttagggtttttggtatgggggttatggggacaagatggaggaatctgagcgtgtcttgtccttctttcttgttcttgttctccattttctgctgtgatgttggcactttgggattggtttagagtagaagctcactgtctaacatgggtgataggtattgggaattaagtgtaaatatgttatatgcagtttgtagtataaaaagacaaGACTGCCTTGGGGGCcgtcagagtgcctgtggctgccctgctgagcagatctcggctgggcagaaagaaaattttatagataagaattaataaacaacctcaagaccgaaCAGTGAAGAGcccagactcgttcttcagttgcttgggctgaagcagagacatcctgcacatctcagggcagcaaatATCAACAGCCAACCCAAGAGCTTCCCACTCCCCACGGGGATGTCCCATcaccaggagagcagcacagcccaaagAGCAAGCAGAGGAGGACAGCAATTCCCAGCCTTTCCTGGAAAGCTCTggatgcagcagctccatccctgtgctgtgcagttTCACCCTCTGATACGTGCAGAGAGAAAGTCAAGCCAGAAGACCCCTGAACTTCGTCCTTTTGAGATACTTTCCACCCTGAGAAATGCAGTGGAAACATCAGCAATGTCAGCAGGGCTGCAGTTTTTCCCTCCCACTGGCCACAGCAGTAGCCAGACCACTGAGAGGTTTCAAAGAAATAAACTTCCCTGAAGCAGATAACACAAACCACAGcgagctgagagcagcacagggcaaaggaaacaaatgctggggctgctgaggagccccaggcactgagagcagcagcagagctgcagagggaccaGGGCAACCTCTGTGTCCtgcctgtgacagtgacagtgacagcccCAGGGTCAGAACCCCGTGGAGCTGACACCAGGGTGAgcaaatggggtttggggttaatTTACACCACTTTGTTTCTTTGCCCTTCTGACCACTCTGTGAAAGTGCTTCTGGGGCCAGAGCTCACTCAGGTGGAGCCTTTGGGGACAGACAGCAGCAATTCTGCTCAGccaccagtgcccagctccAAACTGTGCATTGAGATCAGCCCCTTCCTgttgggctggggctgcctgctctgtgctgcccaccCCACACCTCCCCAGGCCCCAGATCCTGATGTTTCCTGAGCTCCAAAACCTCATTGAGAGGGCCCTGTGCAGTGCCAAGCAGGCAGCAAAGAGGGATGATGGCACTgtaatattttctggaaaatccctttgccaggatttcttctcctgggaagtcgagaagcctcagagaaaaatgaaaacaataattatctgtttgcttctcctgtgtttgctgctctggagattatccaacatgtgaactgtttttaattaatgaccaatcaccaacAGCTATGTTGggctctgaggagtcagtcagaGCTTTCATTGTCATattcttgttaaaccttctgtctgtatccctCTCTTTCTTCAGTATAGTTCTAGTATAGCATTctataatatcatatcatatcatattatatcatatcataaaataactaAGCCtcctgagaacatggagtcagattctcatctctcacctcatcctggggaccccacAAACACCACAGGAAGAGGCTCCCAGGTTTCTGCCATGCTGGAGAAGGAATGGGGCCCTGAGCCCTGATCACAGAGGCCTTGCCATAGCCCAGCACCAAATGAGGAGAGGACAGCACCACTCactagaaaaatatatatttaccATCTGTGTTTTTCTCAGGTAGGAACATCCCACGGCAAAGCCATGCACTGACAGTGCCAGTGTCACCAGGACTGgggtggcagagcagccccatgggGAGCCCTCATGTGCTGAAGGGGCAGGAGAGAGCTTGaggtgctgctcccagtgccctgcagagcccatggGCACCCCAGCACCCCCACACCATGGTTGCTCACACTGCCACGTCTAGGACAccccccagggcactgctgctcctggcaccttCCTTGCAAGGCACTTGGGATGAGTTAAATAAAGAGGTTGAGGAGCATTTCCTGGGCTGGGAACGGTCCATAGCTTACAGAGGATGAGcagagcccctgtcccagcccagctggcaggagggacagcagtgccagtgctgggcagtgccagtgctgggcagtgccagccatgTCTCAGGAGGAGCAGTCATTCACACTGCTCATCCCACACCACTGTGGTGTCATGGCATCACCCAGGCACCTCCTGAACACCCCCAGTTGTCCCCAGCAGTCTGTGCCACACAGGGAGCGGCAGGTCCCACCATCTTCTCAGGCAACAGGTAGTGAGTTCCAGCAGGGTCTGCAGCACGCCACATCCTgagtttgttgggtttttgcaAGGAGAACACGTGCAATTCTGTTCAGGCTgatgcagcacagccctggtgctTTCCCATTGCTTGGATCCCCTCGTGCTGAAGCCCAAACATGGTTTCTGGTGGGTGTGGTGGTGCCCAGGCCGCTCCCAGCCCTCACACATCCAtgtgggggtgtgtgtgtgtgtgtgtgtgtgtgtgaagggCCTGCCAGCCACACTCCACTTCAAAGCTTAAACAAACCAAAGAAAGTCTTGGACTCCTCAAAGTTGACCAGGGCGATTTTGGAGACGTTGACGTGCAGGCTGTCCATCCTCCTGAGCCTGAAGAGAGCGCCCAGGTAGCTGCTGCGGGCCCACATCCTCTGGCCCGAGCAGAAGTTGGCGGCCTTGTCCTCCATGAGCACCAGACTGCCCGGGGAGGCCGGGTTCCTCTTGTACACCACGTGTGCCAGCAGCAGCGGGCTGTCGCAGGTCGTGCCCCGGAACAGCACCCGCGAGTACACGAAGTACAGCCCCGGCTCGCTGACCCGCAGCCCCCGCGCCTCGTACTGCACCCCGCTGGTGTAGGCAtggccagagctgggctccCACTCCAGcggcagcccctgctgtgctgggttgCCTGGAAGATGAAACAAGGCCAAAGAAAAGGTTGGGAAGTGGGTTTGGTTGGGTGGGCTTGGTCGGGTCACGCcccacagcacaaggcaggGTTCTCCTGTTGCAGTGTGATGGAATAGCCTGTCTCAGCTATCCCAGTTCCTTCCACAGGTGTGCCAACaacctctcccttcccctccccttgtCCCTGCTGAGTGCTGTCCTTCAATCTTGGCATTCCAGAAGGGCCTCGAGAGATTGGCAGAGTTCAAAAGATGCCTTACACCCCTTGAGGGACCGTCCAGATGTCATTTTTCCTCTGAGACTTCCCCACCCTTTCCTGGTTGATGGCTCCCtaccccttccctgcccctctccctggggtTAAAAGACACATTTCAAGAAGTTCTGTTAGAGCTGGTGCTggattcagaggcctgtgggctAGAATAAAGAtctggatccaaaccctccatcagaaccaactcctttccttcaccatcggCTTAAAGCTATTCCACCAGAGctaaacctgagctcctgcatgccTGCACTTGTCCCATGTGCCAGCTGCAACATCCAGCCAGCTAAAGGTGTCCGTGAGGTGAAACCCCACACATCCAGCCAGataaaggtgtctctgagggGAAatcaccacacacccagccagccaaaggtgtctctgaggtaAAACCCCACACATCCAtccagccaaaggtgtctctgaggtgaaatcACCACACATCCAtccagccaaaggtgtctctgaggtgaaaccccacacacccagccagccaaaggtgtctctgaggtgaaatcaccacacacccagccagccaaaggtgtctctgaggtgaaaccaccacagctgccGCCTTTGGTCAAGCAGCAAGGCCAGACCAGTCCAGGCACGTCCCATCCAGCTATATTGGGATTTAATTCCAATATTCTCCAAGCTTTGTCTGCAGTGTGCAAAGTCCTCCTGGGCCTCacccctcagcagtgccagccccagtgccactcGTGCCCTGCACACCACAAAAACCAAGCCAAACCCAGCCTCACTGAGAGGCACAAGTGAGGGGGACGTTTTGTCTGTGGAGCAGATTTCCACTGTCAGAGCAGATGTGTCAcctgaggagagcagcagagcctgcgTGGGATGGGCTCCTCAGAACTCCAGCCATGGCATCCCCTGACCCCACCCCAGCTGCCATGGCACCCTCTGCCCCCCTCTCAGGTGCCATCTGGCCCCATCCCAGGTTCCATGGCACCCTCTGCCCCCACCccaggtgccagccctgcccccaGCACGTACCTGTGACATGGGCTGCCCTCCTGACCTCcttcctgtgccctgcacaaAGAGAGGGAACATTGGCCATGAGCTCCATGGAGGTGCCAGCCCAGAGGGCAGGGGACACCTGAGACACCATGCCCCTgtccaggcaggagctggagctgccctcagggtgggacagcacagctggggaagctctgcctgccctcagtTTTCTCTGGGAAGAAGGGGCCATTCCAGTGACCCGGTGTTTGGAGCCCATCCACTCCATCCCTTCATTTTCCCCAACATCTACTTCATCATCTCTAATTTCAGAAtcatccttttcttttcttttctcaagCCTATTaaattttcctctctgctccccctcctccttTACACTATTCCCctgtttctatttctttatC
Coding sequences within:
- the FASLG gene encoding tumor necrosis factor ligand superfamily member 6, with product MQPQRGRAAGLGCRGGDELPPVQQNLRYYPHIFWVDGCAETAAPCAPAVPSAPFPPPVPDRSRKPRNEGRERGERSSAGFLVMFLLILVAFTGVGLSIFKIFHLEKEVDELRESASAELIPPATSQKLTGHRKEVRRAAHVTGNPAQQGLPLEWEPSSGHAYTSGVQYEARGLRVSEPGLYFVYSRVLFRGTTCDSPLLLAHVVYKRNPASPGSLVLMEDKAANFCSGQRMWARSSYLGALFRLRRMDSLHVNVSKIALVNFEESKTFFGLFKL